A region of the Campylobacter subantarcticus LMG 24377 genome:
CTTGACCCCAGAGCCACATCGTGGTAAAGTTAATGATCCTATTTTAACGCATTTTGTTGCACAAAAAATAGCTGATCTTTTAAATCTTAGCAAAAGTGAAATTATTAAGCTGACTAATTTAAACGCTAACCGTTTATTTTTTCAAGGTTTGTAATGAAAAAAAAGTTTTTATTCTTTACTTTAGTTTTGTTGTGTTTAAATGCTAAAGCTTTGCAGTTTACACCAGAGCATTACACTCAGCAAGCTCAAATTTTAAGAAATTTAGATATCGAAGCAAACTATTTAAGTGATATGATTTTTCTAGAATTTAAAGAATCTTCTATGGATATGCACTCTAAAACTTTAGTGGATACGATGAGGGAATTTTACAAAATTACTCCAATTATTCGTAAAATTTTAGAAAAAGAAAATATCCCGCAAGAATTCTTATACCTTGCTGTTGTAGAGTCAGGTTTAAAAATTCATAGTGTTTCAAGAACTAAGGCAGTGGGTGTATGGCAGTTTATGAAACCAACAGCGCAAACTTTAGGTTTAAGGATCGATCCTTATGTTGATGAAAGAAGAGATTTGGTGAAATCTACTCATGCTGCGATTGCTTATTTAAAGCAGTTAAAAGAGCAGTTTGGGAAATGGTATTTAGCTATTTTGGCTTATAATTGTGGCGATGGTAAATTGCGTCAAGCTATAAAAAAGGCAAAAAGTGATGATTTAAGAGTTTTACTTGATCCTGATAAAAAATATTTGCCTTTAGAAACACGAATTTTTATTAGAAAAATTTTAACCATGGCGTTTTTGGCTAATAATAATGATTTTTTAATTTCACAAGATAGTGCCTTGCTAAATTATGCTTTATCAAGTGAAGTTAAAAAAATACCTGTACCACCTAGTGTTTCTTTAAGGCAGTTAGCTAAAGTTGCTAAAATATCTTATAGTGAGTTTAAACGCTATAATCCACATTTTAACCATGATTTTACACCACCTGATAAAAAAGACTATTACATGTATGTGCCTTTAAGTAAAAGTGTAGCAGTAGAAAATGCAATGCAAAAAGTCAAATTAGCTAAGGTGGATACAACTATCCCGCATACTAAAATTTATATAGTAAAACAAGGAGATAGTCTTTATGCTATTGCTAGAAAACACAAAATCAGTGTAGAAAGCATAAAAGAGTATAATAAAATCAAAGGAAATTTGATCAATATCAATCAAAAACTTGTGTTAAAAATTAAGGAGAATAATAATGCAAAAATCAAAACTCAAAAATTACCAAAAGACTCTCATACAAAAGTCGTTAGTCGTTAGTTGTGTTGGTGTTTTATTTAGTGCTTGTAGCGTGGTGCCTATTAGTACGCCTACGGTGTATTATCCGGAAAGAGATTTTAAAAGCGTAAAGCATAATAACACGAATTTAAAAGGAACTATGAAGCCTTATACTATTAATGGTAAAACATATTATCCAACTGTAGTAGAAGTAGGTGAAACTGCTGATGGTATAGCTAGTTGGTATGGTCCAGGTTTTCATGGAAAAAAAACTTCTAATGGTGAAACTTATGATCAGCATGCATACACTGCTGCACATAAAACTTTACCAATGAATACTATTGTAAAAGTAACTAACCTGAAAAATCACCGCCAAACTACAGTTAGAATTAACGATAGAGGTCCTTTTGTCGCAGGTAGGATTATTGATTTATCTAATATGGCTGCAAGAGATATAGATATGATACAAGCAGGAACAGCTCCTGTAAGACTTGAAGTAATTGGCTTTGGAACAAGTGCAAGTTCGGGTTCAGTTCATACTAATTCTAATTTAGGTAGTAGTGGAGAGATTACTGATAGTGGTCATATTTTCCAAGGCGGATCTTTTATGGTGCAAATTGGAGCATTTAGAAATAAAAACGGTGCAGAGTTAATAGCAAGTAGATATAAAAACTATAATTCTTACACTTCAACAATACAAACAAGTGTTAAAGATGGCTTACATAGAGTATTTCTAAAAGGCTTTAGAAGCGAGCAAGAAGCAAGAGACTTTGTTGATAATGGATCTTTTCCAGGTGCGTTTATAGTAAGAGAGTAAAATAATGATAGAATTGATTTTTTTAGATGTAGATGGTTGTTTAACAGATGGTAAAATCATCTACACTCAAAATTATGGCGAGATTAAAGAATTTAATGTAAAAGATGGTGCTGCGATTGAAGCTTGGCAAAAGCTTGGCAAAAAAGTTGCTATCATTACAGGTAGGACAAGTGAGTGCGTGTATTTTAGAGCTAGGGATTTAAAGATTGATTTAGTATATCAAGGTATTAGCGATAAACTTGCTTGTGCAAAAGAAATTTTAGAAAAATTAAATTTAGATTTCTCTCAATGCGCAGCTATTGGAGATTACTATAATGATATGAGTTTACTTGAAGCGGTGGAGTATAGTTTTAAACCAAAAGATGCACACAAGGCTTTAAAAACCGATAAGGTTTTAAATAGAAAAGGCGGCAATGGTGCGGTGAGTGAAATGATAGAAATTTTAGTAGAATACAACAATATGCAAGCGCAATGGGATAAGCTTTGGCGATAAAAATTTTTGCAATCTTAATGGGATTGTTTGCTTTTGTGATGGTGATTTTAAGTACGCAAGATCCTTATCTTTTTGCTATAAAACCACAAAAGGTTGATGTGGCAAATATGCAAGCTTTTGATGTGCTTGATTATGAGCTTAATACCACCACTACAAAGGCAAGTTATCAAGCTAGTCGTTGGGTTAAATACCAAGATAAAGATATTTTTGATGATTTTAAAGTGCAAGCACTTGATTATAATTTAAGTTCAAAATTATTAATCAGAAACGATGAAAAATCTATTTTAGAAGGTAATGTTAGTTATTTTGATAAAAATCAAACTTCTATTTTTACCCAAAAAGCAGTTTATAACATGAAAGATAAAATTTTATTTTCTAATGATACCTTTAAAGCTTATATAGGAGTTAATGAGGTATTTGGAAATAGCTTTTTATATAATGTAGATCAAAAAGAATTAAAAATTCAAGGAATAAAAGCATGGTTTTTAGAACAGTAATTTTTTTGTGTTTGTTGAATTTATTTGCATTGGGTGCGCAAAAAATAGAAGTATATGCTAAAGATTTTTATTTAGATGAGAAAAATGAAACTAGCACTTTAACAGGTGATGTGGAAGTAAAAAAAGGCGGGGATATTTTAAATTCTCAAAAACTAGTTATTTATATGAAAAATAAACAACCTGTGAAGTATATTGCCACTCACAATGCTAAGTTTAAAATTAGTATGAAAGATAAAACTTATCATGGAAGCGGAGATGAGTTTGTTTATAATGTAGCTAAAGATACCTATGAAATCAATGGTCATGCAAAAATCATCGAAGTGCAAAGCAAAAAAGAACTAACAGGGGATAAAATCATCGTAGATAGAAAAAATATGACTTATAGGGTGCTTAGTAAAGACAAAAAACCTGCAAAATTTGTATTTGAGGTTAAGGAATGATCCTTAATGCGCAGTTTTTAACTTCGGCTTCCAAGGTTAGTGAAGCACCACAGCCTATATATACAGAGATTGCATTTTTGGGTCGTTCTAATGTAGGCAAAAGTTCTTTGATCAATGCACTTTGTAAAAATAAAAATCTAGCAAAAAGCTCATCAACTCCGGGTAAAACCCAGTTGATTAATTTTTTTGAAGTAAGTTGCAAAAAAAATGAGGATAAATTTAAACTGATGTTTATTGATTTACCTGGTTTTGGTTATGCAAAGGTAAGCAAAAAAACAAAAGCTATTTGGAATAAAAATTTAGATGAATTTTTAAAAGAACGCAGTTCTATCAAACTCTTTATACATCTTGTTGATTCAAGGCATGAAAATTTAGATATTGACGCAAATTCGGAAGCATATCTAGACTCTTTTATAAGAGCAGATCAAAAAAAAATAACTGTTTTCACAAAATCAGACAAGCTCAATCAAAGTCAAAAAGCTAAAATTTTAAATCTTCATAAAAATGCTATTATGGTTTCAAATTTAAAAAAAATAGGTATTGAAAAACTAGAAGAAAAAATTATTTTAGAAAGTTTGGGTTTGAATGAGGAGTAGGAGATTAGTAAAAAATAGATTTGATTTTTCTTATTTATTTTTCTATCTATCTTTGATTTTTTATCAAGTATTAAGTTCGGTATATTACTGGATGCCACCTTTATTTGGTGTATTTTTTTGTTATATGATTGTACTTTTAAAAGAAAAAGAAAAAACACTGAATAAGCTTGACTTTAGATGGTATTTTTCTTTGTTTTATCTCATTATTATAGATATCATACACGGTTTTTATCTTTTTAGCTCTTGGATTGCATTTTTTATTTTTTATCATTTTTTTGTGTATTGGTTTAAAAGTAAGCTGAAGTTAGGGCCTTATTTGCTCGTTATATTTACTTTTTGTGCGTATATTTTTATTTATTTTTTTGATGTGTTTTTGGCATATTTAGATAATAGTCAAATTTTAAATTTTGGCTTAGAGTATTTGTGGTTTTTTACTATTGAAGCATTGATATCATTTGTTATTTTTAGAGGAAAAATTTAAATGCGTATGCGCTTGGTGATGGGCTTTATAGCTTGTTTTTTTATATTATTACTCGCTAGAGTGTATTATATTAGTATAAAATCTAATGTATACTATGAAGAAATAGCCAAGCAAAATGCTATAAAAACTCAGTTTTTAGCACCTGTAAGGGGACAAATTTTAGATGTTAAAGGCCGACCTTTAGCGGTTAATAAGCTAGGGTTTTCCATATCGGTTAAGCCTTATTTGTATATTAAAAAGAAAAATAGACCACTTTTAGATCAAGAATTACAAGCGATTGTAAATGCTTTTCCTGATTTGAATATTACTAGATTAAAAAGAGCTTACGCAAAAGCTGATTCTTACTATAATCAAGATTATATTGAAGTGGTGCCATTTATAGAATATGATGCAATGATTAAGCATTTTACTAAGTTAAATTTACGTGAAAATATGCAGGTAAAATCTACCACACAAAGATTTTATCCTTATAATGCCTTAGCTAGCCATGTTATAGGTTATGTAGGTAAGGCTAATTTAAATGATATGAATGAAAATGAAATTGCAAGATTAACAAGCTATGTGGGTCGTAGTGGTATTGAGCGTTCTTATAATGAAATTTTACAAGGACAAAAAGGCGAAAAGGTTAGTAAGGTAAATGCACTCAATAAAGAAATAGAAGAACTTTCTTATAAAAAACCTACTTCAAGCAATATTACCTTAAGTATTGATCTTGATTTACAAGAATACCTTACCTCGCTTTTTAAAAATTTAGCAGGGGCTGCTATTGTCATGGATGTTAAAACTGGGGCTATTTTAGCAGCAGGTAGTTTTCCTGAATACAATCTCAATCCATTTGTAACAGGTATTACTCAAGAAGAATGGGATAAGTTGTCAAATGATTTAAACCACCCTTTTACAAATAAGCTTATCAATGGACTTTATCCTCCAGGTTCAGTTATTAAAATGGGTACAGCTTTAGCTTTTTTAGATAGTGGTAAAGTACATGAAAATCATAAATATTTATGTGATTCAAATTTTGAACTTGGAGATAGAAAATTTAGATGCTGGAAAACCATAGGCCATGGTTATGTAGATATGAATGATGCCATTAAGGAAAGTTGTGATGTGTATTTTTACAAAGGTTCTTTGGAAGTAGGTATTGATACAATTAGTTCGGTTTTTGAAAGAATAGGTTTTGGAGCAAAAACAGGAGTGGACTTGCCAAATGAATTTATAGGCACAGTGCCTAGTCGAATTTGGAAAAAAGAAAAATACAACCAACCATGGTATCAAGGTGAAACTTTAAACACAAGCATAGGGCAGGGGAATTTCCTTGCAACACCTATGCAAGTAGCTAAATTTACGGCTATGATAGCTACCTCTAAAAATATCACACCGCATTTTTTACACAGTGTGGATGATAATATAACTAAGATTAGTTTTGAAAACAATGAAAGTGTATTTACGACTTTTGAATTATCAAAACTCCCGCTTTTAAGACGTGCTATGTATGAAGTAGCTAATGTTGATGGGGGAACTACGGCAAGATTTTTAAAGCATTCTCCTATAACCATAGCAGCTAAAACAGGAACAGCGCAAGTGGTAGGAATTTCACAAAGTGAA
Encoded here:
- a CDS encoding membrane-bound lytic murein transglycosylase D, coding for MKKKFLFFTLVLLCLNAKALQFTPEHYTQQAQILRNLDIEANYLSDMIFLEFKESSMDMHSKTLVDTMREFYKITPIIRKILEKENIPQEFLYLAVVESGLKIHSVSRTKAVGVWQFMKPTAQTLGLRIDPYVDERRDLVKSTHAAIAYLKQLKEQFGKWYLAILAYNCGDGKLRQAIKKAKSDDLRVLLDPDKKYLPLETRIFIRKILTMAFLANNNDFLISQDSALLNYALSSEVKKIPVPPSVSLRQLAKVAKISYSEFKRYNPHFNHDFTPPDKKDYYMYVPLSKSVAVENAMQKVKLAKVDTTIPHTKIYIVKQGDSLYAIARKHKISVESIKEYNKIKGNLININQKLVLKIKENNNAKIKTQKLPKDSHTKVVSR
- a CDS encoding septal ring lytic transglycosylase RlpA family protein, with the protein product MQKSKLKNYQKTLIQKSLVVSCVGVLFSACSVVPISTPTVYYPERDFKSVKHNNTNLKGTMKPYTINGKTYYPTVVEVGETADGIASWYGPGFHGKKTSNGETYDQHAYTAAHKTLPMNTIVKVTNLKNHRQTTVRINDRGPFVAGRIIDLSNMAARDIDMIQAGTAPVRLEVIGFGTSASSGSVHTNSNLGSSGEITDSGHIFQGGSFMVQIGAFRNKNGAELIASRYKNYNSYTSTIQTSVKDGLHRVFLKGFRSEQEARDFVDNGSFPGAFIVRE
- a CDS encoding 3-deoxy-D-manno-octulosonate 8-phosphate phosphatase, YrbI family produces the protein MIELIFLDVDGCLTDGKIIYTQNYGEIKEFNVKDGAAIEAWQKLGKKVAIITGRTSECVYFRARDLKIDLVYQGISDKLACAKEILEKLNLDFSQCAAIGDYYNDMSLLEAVEYSFKPKDAHKALKTDKVLNRKGGNGAVSEMIEILVEYNNMQAQWDKLWR
- the lptA gene encoding lipopolysaccharide transport periplasmic protein LptA, encoding MVFRTVIFLCLLNLFALGAQKIEVYAKDFYLDEKNETSTLTGDVEVKKGGDILNSQKLVIYMKNKQPVKYIATHNAKFKISMKDKTYHGSGDEFVYNVAKDTYEINGHAKIIEVQSKKELTGDKIIVDRKNMTYRVLSKDKKPAKFVFEVKE
- the yihA gene encoding ribosome biogenesis GTP-binding protein YihA/YsxC translates to MILNAQFLTSASKVSEAPQPIYTEIAFLGRSNVGKSSLINALCKNKNLAKSSSTPGKTQLINFFEVSCKKNEDKFKLMFIDLPGFGYAKVSKKTKAIWNKNLDEFLKERSSIKLFIHLVDSRHENLDIDANSEAYLDSFIRADQKKITVFTKSDKLNQSQKAKILNLHKNAIMVSNLKKIGIEKLEEKIILESLGLNEE
- the mrdA gene encoding penicillin-binding protein 2, encoding MRMRLVMGFIACFFILLLARVYYISIKSNVYYEEIAKQNAIKTQFLAPVRGQILDVKGRPLAVNKLGFSISVKPYLYIKKKNRPLLDQELQAIVNAFPDLNITRLKRAYAKADSYYNQDYIEVVPFIEYDAMIKHFTKLNLRENMQVKSTTQRFYPYNALASHVIGYVGKANLNDMNENEIARLTSYVGRSGIERSYNEILQGQKGEKVSKVNALNKEIEELSYKKPTSSNITLSIDLDLQEYLTSLFKNLAGAAIVMDVKTGAILAAGSFPEYNLNPFVTGITQEEWDKLSNDLNHPFTNKLINGLYPPGSVIKMGTALAFLDSGKVHENHKYLCDSNFELGDRKFRCWKTIGHGYVDMNDAIKESCDVYFYKGSLEVGIDTISSVFERIGFGAKTGVDLPNEFIGTVPSRIWKKEKYNQPWYQGETLNTSIGQGNFLATPMQVAKFTAMIATSKNITPHFLHSVDDNITKISFENNESVFTTFELSKLPLLRRAMYEVANVDGGTTARFLKHSPITIAAKTGTAQVVGISQSEKKRIKEEDLEYFLRSHAWITSYAPYEKPQYVVVVLIEHGKSGSSAGGPMLAKIYEKLIDLGYIDKKYIKKN